The genomic DNA GGGCTCTAAGCGAGCACGAGCAAAGACGTGTCGAAGTGAAAGCCCCTGGGATTCTTGAACGTAAATCAGTGCACGAGCCTATGCAAACAGGGTTAAAAGCGGTAGATAGCCTGGTTCCTATAGGCCGTGGTCAACGAGAACTTTTAATCGGGGACCGACAAACTGGAAAAACAACTATTGCTATCGATACCATATTAAACCAAAAGCAAATAAACTCAAGGGCCACCTCTGAGAATGAGacaatgtattgtgtttatgtAGCGATTGGACAGAAACGCTCGACTGTGGGACAATTAATTCAAACTCTTGAAGAAGCGAATGCTTTGGAATATTCCATTCTTGTAGCAGCCACCGCTTCGGATCCTGCTCCTCTGCAATTTTTGGCCCCATATTCCGGGTGTGCCATGGGGGAATATTTCCGCGATAATGGAATGCACGCATTAATAATCTATGATGATCTTAGTAAACAGGCGGTGGCATATCGACAAATGTCATTATTGTTACGCCGACCACCAGGCCGTGAGGCTTTCCCAGGCGATGTTTTCTATTTACATTCCCGTCTCTTAGAAAGAGCGGCTAAACGATCGGACCAGACAGGTGCAGGTAGCTTGACCGCCTTACCCGTCATTGAAACACAAGCTGGAGACGTATCGGCCTATATTCCCACCAATGTGATCTCCATTACTGATGGACAAATCTGTTTGGAAACAGAGCTCTTTTATCGCGGAATTAGACCTGCTATTAACGTCGGCTTATCTGTCAGTCGCGTCGGGTCTGCCGCTCAGTTGAAAGCTATGAAACAAGTATGCGGTAGTTCAAAACTGGAATTGGCACAATATCGCGAAGTGGCCGCCTTTGCTCAATTTGGCTCAGACCTTGATGCTGCGACTCAGGCATTACTCAATAGAGGTGCAAGGCTGACAGAAGTACCGAAACAACCACAATATGCACCACTTccaattgaaaaacaaatactagTCATTTATGCAGCTGTCAATGGATTCTGTGATCGAATGCCACTAGACAGAATCTCTCAATATGAGAAAGCCATTCCAAATAGTGTCAAACCTGAATTACTACAAGCCCTTAAAGGTGGATTAACTAACGAAAGAAAAATGGAACCAGATGctttcttaaaagaaagagcTTTAGCTTTAATTTAGCTTTCATCACATTAGGAATCCTCAATCAGTAAGAAAGAAAAGTTCTTAAGCAAAGACTGGAGAGGCCCCCGGTCGAGATGTAGTAAGTAGGTCTCCAATACTGGGAGACTGAGGAGAATGGGAGTTTGTGGGTTGAGGGTGGCATGCTCCCCAGGGCCCTCTTTTTTGAGATAGGTAGGGTAATGCATTTCAGTATGAATTGAATCTAGCAGTGTAAACCTGAGATTTGCAAGAGTTGGCTTCCGCTGATTTTGATTATTAAGCG from Camelina sativa cultivar DH55 chromosome 2, Cs, whole genome shotgun sequence includes the following:
- the LOC104723946 gene encoding uncharacterized protein LOC104723946 — protein: MELSPRAAELTNLFESRIRNFYANFQVDEIGRVVSVGDGIAQVYGLNEIQAGEMVLFANGVKGMALNLENENVGIVVFGGDTAIKEGDLVKRTGSIVDVPAGKAMLGRVVDAMGVPIDGKGALSEHEQRRVEVKAPGILERKSVHEPMQTGLKAVDSLVPIGRGQRELLIGDRQTGKTTIAIDTILNQKQINSRATSENETMYCVYVAIGQKRSTVGQLIQTLEEANALEYSILVAATASDPAPLQFLAPYSGCAMGEYFRDNGMHALIIYDDLSKQAVAYRQMSLLLRRPPGREAFPGDVFYLHSRLLERAAKRSDQTGAGSLTALPVIETQAGDVSAYIPTNVISITDGQICLETELFYRGIRPAINVGLSVSRVGSAAQLKAMKQVCGSSKLELAQYREVAAFAQFGSDLDAATQALLNRGARLTEVPKQPQYAPLPIEKQILVIYAAVNGFCDRMPLDRISQYEKAIPNSVKPELLQALKGGLTNERKMEPDAFLKERALALI